Genomic segment of Arachis stenosperma cultivar V10309 chromosome 4, arast.V10309.gnm1.PFL2, whole genome shotgun sequence:
TATATTCTCCCGAGgatttttgaattaaatatttttataataagttaaaatattaaaaatacacTACAGGAAACATCGTTAGAATCGACGGCATAAACTGTCACTTTTTAATGTATCGATcttttaaaattctaataaaatcgAGGGTTTGCTGGACCGTTGATAagttttcaataaaattaacaCCATTTTCGTTTATAACAtgagtttaatatttttatctattcAGTAAAATCGACAAAGTTGACgtcaataatattatataaaatcaacaACACGACTGTTGATATTTGATACATTAAAATTGGCAAAGTGACCATCGATTTAATTATTAAGATATCAAAAAGTATGTCATcgagttttttatttttttttttgtctattttaaatttaaaaagtgaCAAGAGTGTTGTTGATTTTAATAgccatttttttatttgaaaaatagtaGACATTTAATGCAaacaaacttttaaatatagaaataaagTTTATACTAAATATTATATAACGAGGTAACTAAACTTttaaatgtaaaaataaaatgGGTTAAGTACTTTTTCATTCCTAAGATCTTgagtcaaaatcaaaatcgtcccagtcttttttttgtattaaaatcatcctcaactttacaaaacgttataaaattATCCTTTTGTCCATAAACAATATTTTTCTGACTATTTTACCCTTAAAAAATTCCCTCTTTCTCCCCACTAACTCCCAACCCCCTTCAGCATAGTTACCGAgcctttttctctctttctttttccaaACTTCTACTCTCCCTCACCAAATTACCTCTAATTAAAGTTAAGAGAGAAAGAGAATCCTGGAGATGCTTGGCATCGAGATGGGTGATAGGATAAGTGGAATTGGGGTGGAAAGCATTGTGATCAGAGGAGGGTGTTCGATGGGAAGGCCTTCGAATTCATCCTCGTCCAGAAATCAAAGGTGATGGGCGCCAATTTTGGGAGATCAAAGAGTGTGGGTTTGAGATCAGGTTGGGAATCGATGGGGGTAGGAATAGTGAGGTTAGTTGTGAGAGGTTAGGAAGTGAAGAACAGAGAGTGGTGGGATCGATAGAAGAGTCTTCAAGTTTGTCATCTTCAGCTTCGAATCCGTCGACATGGCAGCGTTATAACGTGTTCTGGGAAGGGAGAGGCACCGCTTGTAGTGGCTGCTGGCTTTCGGCGAACGGCGACGGTGGGTGGCAGTTggaaggaagaggaagaagaaaagaaggggAGGAAGAAGGAGGGTAGAACCGGTGCACTAAGGATGGCAGCAGCCAGAGGTTGATGACAGTAGGTTCTTGCACCGTCACttcctttctcttctttttgttcttctttttttttaagaacATAAATTGATAAAcataatttctttcttttaaatttttttaatttctattgcTGCTAATTTTGGATCTGAAGTTTCAGTTGATGATTGTTGAATTGTtgttaaatttgaaatttttcttgatttattttgtagatgttgttgttgctgttgttcATTTTGTTGTTGCTACTGTTGAAAGTgtgttgatgttgttggatttgttgctaaatttgttgttgctgttgctgAATTTAGTTTGTGGGTGGGTGATAGTGAtttagagagaaagaaggtgTGATGGTTATGGTGGCAATGGTGATGGCCATGAAGAAAGGAAGAGGGAGAGGAAGAGAGATGCGTAgggatgatgaagatgatgcaGAAGTTAGTGGTGAGGGTAAGAAggattttttgtattttttaagggcaaaatagttagaaaaatGTTGTTTATGGACAAAACGACGATTTTATAACATTTTGTAActttgaggatgattttaatacgaaaaaaaggtcggagacgattttgattttgatccAAGACTTTAGGGacgaaaaaaatacttaaaccaaataaaatttatactaaatattagataataaatttacaaacttatcaaaatagtaaatatttttttaacataaaaatttaagacgacataaataattaaacttagacttatattcttttaaatttcaattcattaataatacaaaatattcaaagTAAAATAGAGTAAATAATTCTACTCGTACTCGTCTAAATAGTTTTCATCTGAATCATCAAGATCATTAGAATTATCCTCCATCTAAAAACTCTATAGCTATTCTGGTATCTGCAGAAGAAGCGAGAGATATGTGTGATGATTGTTCATTTGCTATACACATATATGCAGAGTAAATTTCCATGGTAGTCCTTGTGATTTGTGTGATTACCCAATGTAGTCCTCAAGATCCCGATTTTCCTATTGTAGTCCTCTAGATAGAGCTCCGAGTACTCATAGTGGTCTTTGGACATATTTCTGGTGATGAATCATCACTGGAGTGCTTACGTAGCGTCATTTTGCCACGCTGGTCCCTCCCACTATACCCACATTGGTCCCTCACAGTTGGTGTTATTGTACAAAGCCCCACTCCTGCATGCTTCGCTCTCCCTCTTCCTCACGTTCTTCATTGCATTTTTCAAGCTCCCAATTCTCTTCCTCTACACTCTCCAAACCTACATCACCCCGATGTACAATCCTTCACGTCCAACAGCCTTTGTGCTGCCATTCGCCGCTCTAGCTCCCCCGAAGGCCCTGCTCCCGACCACAGAAAGCGGCCCAAGAATAAGGACAAGCTCAATTTTGACGAGAAGAATGCCCAGATCTTCAGGCTCAGGCTCGATCATGCTCACCTTCAATCCCGCCTCTACATCGATCAATACTACGTTGCGTTCACCGTCTCCTTCGTTACCCTCTCTTCCCTCTTCCTTCACTCTTACTTGGATTCCGATACCAATTCTGGCTTCTTTGTGAGTGGTGCTTTTGTTCCGATTCTGTTGTCAAGTTTGAGCATTTACATGTGGGTCATGATGCTTGCAAGGCTCACTTTTCGAGAGATCCGCATCCAGGAGATCTGAGAAGCAGCTCAGTGTTCTTTTTGGTGTTTTCGGGATTTTTGTGGGAATTTTGGGTTTGGATCACAcctttttattacttttagACCTCCATCCTTTATGCAAACCAACTATTTGTTATATTTATTGCTTTGATTTGGAATAAGCTTTTAGCTGAGATTTTCGTGGATAGTTTGGGGAATCCTTTCTTTAACCATAGCATattgttggcaactatacactTTATGACTTTTGGTTCAGCTGCATGAAGTTGTTTCTAAAAAAAGGTACAACAGATATGTGGCGCTTGCTCAAGCAGCATTTGgtgaatttatttaatataatttatttattatatcaCATTGTTATGTAAAGTTGCATAATTAACAATGCAAGAATGCTTTACATATAATTGATCCTCAAAAACTATGTTGGGTACTCAAACCAAATTAACTGAagattcatatatatatatatatatatatatatatatatatatatatatatataggggtATGGCTTGCTCTATTCCCAACTGTTTATTTATCAGTAGAAACTGCAACTGCATTGATCCTTATAGGAGGGAAAATCATGAAACTCTTCTTTTAAATAGTTTGTGGTCTAACGTATACCTCAAATTCTTTAATCACAGTGGAGTGGTACCTGGTTTTCACTTATCTATCTATTGTCCTGTCTCAGCTTCCAAACCTTAATTCGATTGCAGGGCTCTCACTCATAGGTGTTGTGACAGCGATCACTTACTCCACCATGGTTTGGGTTCTATCTGTGAGTCAACAAAGGCTACCCTCCATCTCTTATGAACCTTTGTCATCGCCATCATCTTCTGCATCTTTGTTTCTTGCCTTGAATATTCTTGGAATCGTAGCATTTTCTTTCAGAGACCACAATTTGACACTAGAGATTTAGATACTAATAATGCCTTGCCATAAACTTTGTCTAATTAAACTTCTGATTTTTCTCTCTTTAGTTAATGAAAATAtgagtttttcttctttttcaggCTACAATGCCATCGACTTTTAAGCACCCGGCTCGGGTGCCAATATGAAAAGGTGCCAAGGTTGCTTATTTCTTCGTTGCATTGTGCCTCTTTCCTTTAGCTTAGTTAATGGATTATGGTTGATTTTTTAGGCAACTGcagaattttaaatataattgagTTATTTGTAGTTGTTTATCAAAATTTGGGGATTTAGGGTTAAATATAGTGGGAGGGATTAATGTGGGTATAAATTGGAAATGAACCAGCTCAGCTAGCCGTTGGAGTCATCCAGTGTGGCAAAACAACGTTACGTAAGCGCTCCGATAATGACTCATTACCAGAAATATACTCATAAACTACTGAGTACTCAGAGCTCTATTTGAAGAactacaataaaaaaaattgggatTTTGAGAATTACATTGAATAATCACGTGAATCTTAAAAATTACTATGGAGATTTACTCAATCATGTACTGTTGAACCAAATTAATATAGgataaaaatgaatttttatgGTATTTCCTTTCTAAAATTTTATGGAGTTTCAAATCTCCATACAGGAAGAGATAATTGTAACCACCACATTTGTAATTTACTAATGATAAacacaattttaattttgaattccTTAATCCACTTCCCTCCCACGTTCCATGACTTAGTTTCATGATCCATTTATTATGTTATGCttcatattaaattaaattaaacttctTTATTTGAAAACTCACCTTCAGCCTTTTCTTCATTGACATTTGACAGTCACATCCTCACACAACACAAAACGCAATATCTGCTCTCAAATCAACACCGATCTCCGCCGATGGCGCCGCCCATCGCAGCCTACCTCGCGGTCTTTTTTGCTTTGACCACCGCCGTCTACGCTGCAGCATCATCCAGCGGATACCACAACCACACGGTGGGCGGCGCATCCGGATGGTTGTTCAACTCCACCACGAGCACAGCCGCCACCAACTACTCCTCTTGGGCTTCAACTCAAACATTCAACCTCGGCGATTTTCTCAGTAAGCTCAATCACACtctccattttcttttctctctcttttaacGTATGAATACTGCTTCGTTTTTGACAAaaacaaaagggaaaaagaaaattaaattgattgtTGAAAGTTAAAACTCGATgaagtaataataattacttAATTACACATTTCTATCTGATTATCTGATTTGTTTTAAGTTCCAACCAAACGCAGCAATGAATCTGATTcaatttttaattcttattttccAATTTTATCAGTTTTCAAAACGAACACGAATCAAACGGTGGTTCAGACCTACAACGAGACCTCTTACCTGAGCTGCAACGCCGACGACTTCGACAACGGCACCTTCGTATACGATAGCGGAAGCAGTAGTTTCAGCCAGGCGTTGACCATTTCCGTTCCGTTGACCGTCGTCGGACGCAACTATTTCTTCTCCGACGCCGCCGACGGCCTCCAGTGCCATCGCGGCCTTGCCTTCGAGATCAATGTCAACCGCGGCCAAGGCCTGCCACCCAGCCTCAACCAACCGCCGCCGCCGCCCTACATCGAGCCGCCGGGTCCTGACGCCGCCGAACAGTCTCCACCGTCCACGGTGACGCTGGCCCCTACTGGAGGCACGTCACCTCTGCGCGTTAATGCGCTCGTGGCTGTTTGTGGCTTCGCAGCGGAGATCTTGATACTGTTACGGTGAGGAGTAGTTGGATTACGGTGGGTGCGCAGCATTTtatcacttttcttttcttttatttagtttctAAATTTTACACTGTTTCTAGTTACTATACGGACATTCTGGATTTTCATTCACGGCCTTAGTTAAAGGTTTAGATTGCAACGGTGAACAACCACTCAACTTCATTGCAAGCTCTACACCAAATTATCAACCATTACCGCTAAATAATGTAATTACATTCTGCCATTTCTATCATAGATTCAAACTATCCATGGTGGTTGAAGCTTGTGTTTAGCTTTCCGCGGGAACCAAACAAAACCAAATTTGAAGCATTGCGTGCTGCACCATACATTGGATAATTTGTATTACAATCCATTTAGGAAATCAATTTtcgttgtttttctttttagattgtccttttattttttattatttttgtccaaCACTTATAGCTATTAattcaattattaatttaaccatctaataacttattttttatttacatttttaaatattattaattaactgacaaaaataaataaattttactaattttttaacatttttcttATCCGATCCCTTTATACAtctttttatttgttataaatagagattgaaaAAATGTGTCTGTGAATTCCTAAacattatacaaataaaaaaatatagatagacaataaaaatactaaacaatATGAATAATGGATATATCGAATATTCATTTTATTAGGTGTGCaaataattattctaatattaaaatttaggtaaataatttaaaaatataatgtgttttgatttgattgataattatttatattattcaaaaaaattattaattacctAACACAACCTTATACACATAGTCAAATATACATATTGCGCTAAGCTTCACCTAATCCACTAATCATATATCATACTCTGGCATTGATTCtcatgtatttttatttatttatttcttcaAATTCCAAAccttaaacttttattttatatatattgttaatctaagtaaaaaaaaaaaacaataatactACAAAATCAATAGATTTTATCATTTTGAATCATCAGTCAACGTTAGTAATTTTGCATATAAATTTAAACAAAGTCTAAATGCAACATAATCTTAAAAACTAAATACAGACTAAACATTGGTTAGAATTTGTTGAAATCTACCGCATTGAGACCTTCCCAAAAAAATATACTTGTTTGgtaattatttatatgtatgGTAAATATAATTGACAAGAGATTGGCAAAGGATGAAGATCATCAATGGAAGTACTCGTCATGTTTTGTGGCGCAATGATGGAGCATTTAGGTTCTAAATAAAGCAGGCAATGAGAAAATGAGGGAGGtggaaataataaattttgactCGTTGAGATATGTGCTTAAGTGGCTGTCAACCAAGATATAATGGTGGCCTTAATATTATTATACATTCGAGACGAAAAATCATTGGTTATCGACACAAAAAAAATTCTAGTTACGATTAAATTTATTACGCAGTGTTTCGATCTACCGAATCATGGTAAGTAAGCCTcctaagaaaatagaaaaagaagaaaaaaaagagaaaatttaatctctttagttactcatttttctGTTTGGCAAGGGCAAGTTTCTAGAAACCAAAAACACTAGACAAGCACCAAATTTTTTATAGCTTGAAGTGAGAGACACCGGGCCAATTGAAAAAGGATGTTACTATATGCTTCATGAAGACTAAAGACGAAAGAATTATTTTCTGGAGACACTTCATCATGCTGGTATCAaagtattttttctttttctcgcTAAAGACTACCATTTCAGATATACATGTACGTGCTGTGATCGATGTATTGAACCCAATGCAAATCTATTAGGCCAGGTACATTTACGATGAGCTCATTATAGGGGTTGAAAGGTTTCAAAATGTAGGGAAGAAGACAGTGGATGGTTGTATGTGCGCGTTACTGATTAGTTATAAATtcctaattttttaattgttatctGTTAGCTTATAATATACTTTAATGATACTTACTGCTATAAGTTGCAGATAATATATCTCAATactaataagaataaaaatttagaaaaatacaATGGAAGAGAAACGTGGATTAGAGATTGGACGCTTGTAGATCTGAAGACAATAGATAAAGAGAAAAGCACATGGTATTCGGTAAGTCATAGAATAACTATACATTTTCTAGGCTTTGaatcctctaaattttgaatttcactttagagtaTAAACTGTGATCTTTCACCATTTATTTTTTAGgtaggaccaagagaaaatatgagagagaaatcATTCAAGGGTGAGTGATCACACTTTATCCTctaaagtgaaaattcaaaattcgGAGAATCCAAATTCCATTTTTTAAGAGTGTTAACTATGAAATATATGTTTACGTGATCACCTCTTTTATGCTCCAATGAAATAGAGCTTAAATATTGTTCACTACAGAGTCTTCTAGAATTCATGGGGATGAAGACTGCCCTATCAAGAAAGCACATCGTGTATCCAAGAAAAGATGTATTAGGAGGAAATAAAGGTGTAAGTAGAAGACATATAAAAGGCATGTTAATGGTATTCTAGCGTTaatatgtaacaccctaactatcaaAATGTCACGCTTCCGGATGTGCTACTTTGATAGCTCGGATATTACGATGACtcttaaattatttattactaaaatatgagcctatTTAAAAACTTAAACCGAATTACTACTCAGAAGACTTTAAGTAGATAACTTACATACATACAAATATTAATACTTACAAGggatacatacatacatacatatatatatatatatatatatatatatatatggatacatattattaattttacaagCATTACATAATCAAATACCTATCCCTCTTATAAAAGCTCGTAAAGGTAAAAGGCGagggaaaaagtaaataaaaacaaaacagcaTTATCGACTAAGCGAAATGCAATACGACCCTTCGTGAGCTTTTTCATCCGTCTCCTGGAAAGATAAAGCTGtaaggggtgagaacctaaccacacggtctcaccacAGAGTTTCAGAATTGTCATAATAACATATTTTAAGCGAAATCTATTTTTAAGCTTAGTGATTATTGTTTGTCCtttgaatcttttaaaaactaACAACTAGTCATCCAAAAACCCTTGTtgaaaatcaatatttaaacATTCAGAAATCCAAAACCTTTCTTTTGTTATAAGAAAATCTTAGTCAGAAACTAACCACGCAATCAATCAACACAATCATCAATTCAGCACCAAAGCTCATTCTCAAAAGTAGCACACCAGGACAAACACAGGCGAAACAGATAAGAAAAGCACAGGTTTAGATAGTAGTTAATAACAGTTTAACAACTAAGCAAACCAAAACGAATTCAAACCCAAAtaaagcatacaaatgcatatgatgcatgcctatcctatggctaatgagttcatctgtcagttatacaGGCAACCCGACAAATCCGGTTTGCTAATCCTTTAGACTGTCCCCTGACGTGCATccccatgagtctatgcatagctttttctcatatatatatatatatatatatatatatatatatatatatatatatattaaatcgCTCAATGGAGGTACCATTACCGGGAATTCATAAGTGCCCGGTCAtccttacgtcgtagggtcaacagagtatcgagtttcaACCTAGAGCAAGTGGTCGCAAGCCACTGTGTCTACCCACGAAAACTCGTGTTTGAgataattcaaattcataagccatatgaATAATTCATTCAACATTCATCAATATCTAATTCTTtctcaatatcatcatcattcgTCAATCCATatctcatttccaaattcatttaaaaaaaatcatattccaAAATCAGTCCTCATCATCCTTCTTTCCATTCCGTTCATCAACAatcccaattcaaaacataattctttcgtttctaaataaatcaattttaaaacaaataatatttgaaaacgaatctttttaaataattacttcAAACGAAAcgtctaattttataaaattttgtcagcatctcctctaaaactcgaaCTCTGCCACCCTTTTCGAGTCCCATCCAAACATTTTTCAAACCCTTCCTCAACAATTTCCAAATCTCAATAATTTCTTCCAAAATCCAACCAGTtctaatatcaaattattttcaaatccaattattttcaataataaatctttttcaaaattaaaccaGCCTAAACActaaatcatttataaaattaaactaattcaaaattaaaccgcttccaaaattaattcattttcatatctcaaataATTTCCAAAGCCGGTTCATTTACATTATCAAAATAACTTCAAAACCAAGAAAACCACTTTTCATAATAATCAACTGAATaacttttcaaaataatttcattTCAACAATCACACACCACTCAAGCAATCAGTCATTCAGTCCAGCAAACAACCACATTTTTAAGACAATCATAATCACAAACataaaataacttttaagaAAACTCCTACCTCGACAAGCAAACCCGCAACCAAACGCGTCGGAGAATTCCTTTTCTCCTCGGCTTGAAATTGAACGGCATCGAGTCTGACTATTTCCCGCATCCGTAACATCCCCAAAAGCGCCACTCACAACAAAACTTGATCTTGAGATATTAACGTCGTGTAAAATTCAATAATCTATAACAGAACATCAACTAAAAGAATTCGGAACAAGGAATGACTTACTAGGCTTACGAATAATTGAGCAACGGCATCTCCGGTGATGACGCAGCAGCTTGAGGCCGCATGCAACAGCCATTGAACTCAGCACGCAAGACTCGGAGCTCGACCCTACGTTACCAACATCTTAGAACCTTTAATAACTCATAACagattatcaattttaaagatTTCAGAACGAAATGCTTATCGAGTCAGAGGATCCAGCGGTGGTCTCCGGCGACAGAGGCAAGGCACGAACCTCCAGCAGCGGCGGTGGAGACAGCTTCATGGACGGTGACACGGTTCGACGATGGGTCAGGCGCGCATCTCCTCCCTCCGTGGCTGAGCTCTCGCGGTTCTGTTTCCCCCCTTGCGTGTCCTTCTCCCATGACGGAACAGAGGCGGCGACGGCGAACGACAGATCTGACGAATGAGAAGGCAGCGCGAGctccctctctttctctcttcgtGGGTCTGTCTTCCGACAGTGGATCGGCGGCTCTGTTGTAACGACGTGGCTGGATGGGACAGCGGCCTCCCTCCAGCGGTGGCGACGGGACGCGAACAGCGATGGCGACGAGGCTAGCTCTATGGTGCTGCATCTTAGGGACGGCGAGGTGGTGATAGCTCACGAGGATGACGTTGACAGGGCTCCTTGTGACGGTCCCGGTCCTCCTTCCCTCGGCGGCGTCAACGGCGACGGTGAGTCTAGTGCCACTGGTGCAGCTCCCCCTCTATTCCGCTCCTTTTCTCCCTTTCTTTTCCCCTTTTCTCCTCTTCGCTCCCtctgtttctttctttctttctttttttttatttgttttcagaAGAAGCTGAGTATTAGGTTTTTGGGAAGGGATGGCAGTGGTGAATGGCACTGAGGCGGTGGGGTAAAAGGGTTAGGGTTTTCAATTTGGGAATTAGGGTATATagtattaattaaaaatctaatataatcccttaaaattatttttaaaaaaatattttttgattatcaatttgctaatttatttttaatcaaatattgtaatttaaaattagaggtaatataattaattttctttatttataaaaattaaagtattaaattctaaaatctcaattatttaaactaaatcatataaaattcttaactgctaaattttaaaatttaaatatagaaaattattcaataattataagataaagtaaaaatttcaatttgattatcaaaatttgatttaattacaTCCGATAAAATAATTTCCAAAAATAAGGTCTTTAAcgaataaataaattgaaattaactattaataatatttttcgaaaattctggGTCTTACATAATACGAATTACAATAGCTAATATTCTTCTTTTTGATTCGCCATTATTGGTTTGCTAATAAATTGATTCTAATTTTCATATTTGTGTTGAGAATCATCTTcttgtatttataatttttgtaatttggaTGTTATGTATATTTAAGAAAGGATGTTATATGTATGACCTTATAGATGTTAAACTCATGAAACTGCGAGTGTTATTCTTCCTCTTTTACTTTATTCTACACTAAAACAGTTTGGAAAAACTTTTGAATTGAAACTGTAAATAGATTTAAGAGTACTAACTTTACTTGATCAGGTTAGATTTGTGTTAGTTCCTTTATTTTT
This window contains:
- the LOC130976291 gene encoding early nodulin-like protein 18, whose translation is MAPPIAAYLAVFFALTTAVYAAASSSGYHNHTVGGASGWLFNSTTSTAATNYSSWASTQTFNLGDFLIFKTNTNQTVVQTYNETSYLSCNADDFDNGTFVYDSGSSSFSQALTISVPLTVVGRNYFFSDAADGLQCHRGLAFEINVNRGQGLPPSLNQPPPPPYIEPPGPDAAEQSPPSTVTLAPTGGTSPLRVNALVAVCGFAAEILILLR